A section of the Anaerolineae bacterium genome encodes:
- a CDS encoding pyridoxamine 5'-phosphate oxidase family protein yields the protein MTTTNYPTTLRRADREITDRATIEAILRRAAVGRLGLAVGNVPYVVPLNYVYHHNAIYFHCANQGRKLEMLKLNPQVCFEVDEQYGIVRSNKPASHGTHYASVIVFGQAQILEDLQQKFEILQVLLDKYAPGRHYRPLRRPEAQEVTVVEIAIEAITGKARRPFYPGQKVRLRPDSEPDERLGENIFAVESVDAQGLVHLQGTDLRLSWERFESYFGPEAEI from the coding sequence ATGACAACCACCAATTACCCGACTACGCTTCGCCGCGCCGACCGCGAAATTACCGACCGGGCCACCATTGAAGCCATTTTGCGCCGGGCCGCAGTGGGGCGGCTGGGCCTGGCTGTGGGCAACGTGCCTTACGTGGTGCCGCTCAACTATGTGTATCACCATAACGCCATCTACTTTCACTGCGCCAATCAGGGACGCAAGTTGGAGATGCTCAAGCTCAACCCTCAAGTGTGTTTTGAGGTGGATGAACAATATGGGATTGTGCGCAGCAACAAACCGGCCTCGCACGGCACCCACTACGCCAGCGTGATTGTTTTTGGCCAGGCTCAAATTCTGGAAGACCTCCAGCAGAAATTTGAGATATTGCAGGTTTTGCTGGACAAATACGCGCCCGGCCGTCACTATCGCCCTCTGCGGCGCCCTGAGGCGCAAGAGGTAACGGTGGTAGAAATCGCTATTGAGGCGATAACGGGCAAAGCCCGCCGGCCATTTTATCCCGGCCAAAAGGTGCGCCTGCGGCCAGATAGTGAGCCGGACGAGCGGCTGGGCGAAAATATCTTTGCGGTAGAATCTGTTGATGCCCAGGGACTCGTCCATTTGCAAGGAACCGACCTCCGGCTATCCTGGGAACGATTTGAAAGTTATTTTGGGCCGGAAGCAGAAATTTGA